In Thermodesulforhabdus norvegica, the DNA window TCATGGCAGCACTCGGAGAAGCAGGAATAGATCCTGAAGATGCCGTTGAATCGATCTTAGTTGATAGTATGATGAGGCGCTAGAAAATGAAGGGTCTCATCCGGTTGAGAAAAACCGTGGAACCCTCCGATCTTGACAGGGTAAAGGAAATTACTTCATCCACCGGGGTTTTTAACGACGAGGAGGTTGCGGTTGCCTGTGAACTCCTTGAAGAGTGTCTCCAGAAAGCAGAAAAATCCGGATATTTCTTTATCTTCGCCTATTGGAACACAGAAGTGGCAGGATATGTCTGCTACGGGCCCATTATGGGAACGGATCACAGATTCTATCTCAACTGGATTGCGGTGCATAAGCAATATCAGGAGAAGGGAGTGGGTAAATGCCTATTAAAAGCCGCCGAAGAAGACATGAGGCTTAGAGGCGCAAAGAAAATCTTCGTGGAAACCTCCTCAAGGACGGTTTATCACCGTGCCAGGAGGTTGTATC includes these proteins:
- a CDS encoding GNAT family N-acetyltransferase; the protein is MKGLIRLRKTVEPSDLDRVKEITSSTGVFNDEEVAVACELLEECLQKAEKSGYFFIFAYWNTEVAGYVCYGPIMGTDHRFYLNWIAVHKQYQEKGVGKCLLKAAEEDMRLRGAKKIFVETSSRTVYHRARRLYLRNGYKLDACVKDFYSKDDDRLIFSHTIFPDQPLSV